In Solidesulfovibrio carbinoliphilus subsp. oakridgensis, the sequence GCTTCCTCCGCCTTCCCGCTCCTACTCGACGGCCACCAGGAACGAGCGCCAGCAGCCGGCGCAGCCCGGGGGCGGGGTGTCGGTGTCGTGCTGGTAGCGGAACTCGCGGTAACCGGGGTCGTTCCAGACGGCGGACAAGGGGGTGGCGTGCAGGTTGCCGCGAATGTCGCGGGGGAAGGGGACATCCCGGCCGTGGAAGCGGTAGCTGGCCGGGGGCGGGATGGGCACGTTTCGGAGAGCGCAGGGGCTGACCGCGCCATCGGCCGCGAGAAAGAGGCTTGCGCCCGGCGTGTCCGGGCAGTGGAAGCGCGAGACGCCGCCGTGAACCAGCCGGCAGTCCAGGGCGATGCCGTAGGTGGCGGCCTCGGCCCTGACGCGGCGCAGATGGTCGGCCAGCCGGTCGTAGGCGTCCTGGTCGTCTGGCACCAGGGTGTCGGCTTCGGTTTCCGGCCGGGTGGCGTAGGAGAGCGGACGCAGCGAGGCGGCGCGCACGCCGATGCGGTCGAGGAATTCCGGCAGCCGGTCCAGTTCGGCGGCAAGGCCGGAGCGGGTCAGGGTATAGCGGACCGCGATTTCGGGACGTCCGGTCTGGTGCACGGCGCAGACGGTGCGCAGCCGGTCCATGGCGGCCAGGGCGGCAAAAAGGCTTGCCCCGCGCCGGCGGAAATTGGTTTCCTCGGACAGGCCGGCCAGGGGGAAGACGACCCGGTCGATGCCGTCCCGGACGAGGGCGCCCGCCTGCTCGTCCCCCAGGCGCGCCCCGTCGGTGACCACAACCACCCGGGCTCCGGTCTTGGCGGCCAGGGCCAGCATGGGCAGGATGTCCGGGTTGGCCAGCGGGTCCCCCCAGCCGTGGAAGCGGATTTCGGCCACGTGCCGGACGGCGGCCAGGACCTGCTGCCACAGCGGCAGCGGCAGGTCGTGGTCCAGCCAGTGCTTCCGGTGGCCGGCCCGGATGGTGTAGCCGGTTTCGGCCCGGCTGCGCGAGGAGGCCTCGACGTGCAGGAGGTCGAGGACGAGCGGCGCGTGGATCATCGGGGCGAAAAGACGGCTCCGGCGAAGCTGACCGCCGAGCGTGTCTCGGCCTCGCGCATGACATCGTGGGCCAGGAGCGCCATGGTCGCGGGAGGCAGGATCTCGGCCAGGGTGGCCAGGGCGGTGAAGCCGCAGACGTTGTAGACGTCCTTGACCCGGGCGGACTCTTCCCAGATGGCGTCGGCGTCGCCCCGGGCCAGGGCGTCGAGCAGGGCCGTGTCGTGGGCCAGGGCCGCTTCTTCCAGCGCCTCGGCCGGCTCGGCGTGGCCGAACTTGGGGCCGATGTGAAAGAGGTCCACGCCGGCGACCACCAGCGTGTCAGGATCGGCGGCCATCTCGCGCAGGGCGGAGAGGAACGGGCCGGCCGCCTCGCGAAAGGCCTGGCGGGAGTGCCTGGGCAGGGCGCCGAGCGGCGAACCGCACAGGATCGGCACCAGGGTGAAGGGCGCGTCGCCAAGGACGTGGCGCAAAAAGACGGCCTGGAATTCCACCGAATGCTCGGACCGGTGGGGCAGGTCGGCCGGGTCCACGGTGGCCTGGCCGGCCCGGCGCAGGGCGGCCACGGCCGGGCCGTCGGCCGGGACCTCGCCCAAGGGCGTGGCAAAGACCTTGTCCGTCAGGCAGTAGAGGCCCTTTATGACCTGGTGGCCGACGCCGAGGACCACCACCCGTTTGGGGGGCGTGCGGCCGTCTAGGGCGGCGCGCAGGGCCCCGTAGGCCGCGCCGTACCCGGCCTTGCCGGCCTCGGGGTCGATGTGCGGGGCGATGACGGCCACGACCGGCCCGGCGGCCGGACGGGCCGAAGCGGCCTCCAGCATGGCGTCGAGGTAGGGGACGAGGAGCGCCGGGGCGTCGGGATAGGCCTGGCCGGCGAACACGGCCGGGCGCACGGGCCTGGCGGCGAAATCGGCCGCGGCCTCGGCTTTCCGGGACTGGTAGCACGGGGTGTCGAGGAGGCCGGCGGCGTCGAGTTCGGACAGGACCGACAGGATGTCGTCGCGGCTGACCCGGCGGCCTTCCTGCAGGGCCGTTATCTCCTTTTCCAGGTCGGCCAGGGAATGCCGGCCGTCCATGAGGGCCAGGACCGGCAGGAGCCCGGCCGGAATGCCCGTGCCGTAGGGCACCAGTTCCAGTCGGTCGCGGACGAGGACCATGTTGCGGCCCTCGTGGTCAAAGGGAATGAATTCGAGGTCGTGTCTGGCGCGGGGGTATTCCATCAAGCATATCCTCGTGGCTTTCCCCCACGGTAGCCCAGGCGGCGGCCCTTGGCAACGCCGGCGGCCCCGGGCCCGGGAACGGCCATCTTTCCGGACCGCCTTGATTTCCGTGGGCGATACGGCTACCTCAAGCCCCGACCGCCACGTGTCCGGTCCATCCTTTGTCCGCTAACGGGAATCCCATGCGCTTTGCAAAAGCCCTGTTCCTCTGCCATGTTGCGGACCCGAGCCCGGTCCTTGCGCGGCCACGCTGTCAGGCCGTGGCCGTACTGTCGGCCCTGACCGGGATTGGCCCGCTTCCCGGCACAACAAGCCCGGAGATCCCCGATGCCCGCCCTTAACGATCCCGTCCTTTTGCCGACCGGCTCCGGCCGGGGATTCGGCGGCGGCGTCTTTCTCGGCCTTTTCGGCGTGCTGTCGCTCATGGCCTGCCTCAAGTACCTGGCCCTGCACTCCACGGTCTTCGACCTCGGGGTCTTTCTTTCCAACATCTATTCGCTGCACAACGACGGCCAGTGGTGGCGGGCCTTTCTCGGCCACGCCCAGCCGCTTTTGCCGGTCTACGCGCAGGTCTACCGGCTGGTGCCGGACCAGGCCGCGCCCCTGGTCCTCCTGACGGGCCAGGCCTTTGTCCTGGCCCTGCCGGCCCTGTGGGCGGCCAGGCGCTACGGCATGCTGGCCGCCCTGGCCTATGCCCTCTATTTTCCGGTCTGGACCAACGCCCTTTTCGACTTCCACCTGGACCACCTGCTCATTCCGCTCCTTTTCGGCTTCCTGGCGGCGGCCACGTCCGGCCGGTACCGGCTGGCCGTGGCCCTGGGGCTGCTGCCGGCCCTGGTCAAGGAGCCCTACGCCCTGACCACGGCCTTTTGCGGCCTGTACCTGCTGGTGGCGGCCCGGCAGTCCCGGGCCGGCTGGGGACTTATCCTCTTTGGGGGCCTCTATTTCTTCGTCGCCACCGCCTGGCTGGTCCCCTTCTGCACGGCCGAGGGCGGCTTCGGGGCCCCGAGCGGCGCCTACGCCTGGCTCGGCAGCGGCCCGGGCGCGGCCGTCCTCACCCTGCTCACCCATCCCCTGGACGCCTTGGCCGTGGTCTTCGGCGTGCCGGGAAAATGGAAATACCTGGCCTTTCTTTTCGGGGCCCTGCTCTTTTTCCCGATATTCAGGCCAAAGCTCCTGCTCCCGGCCCTGCCGGCCCTGGCCCTGGCCCTCTTTTCGACCCAGCCGAGCGCCTACGGCTGGGCCAACCACTACACGGCCGGCGCGGCCGGGGCCCTTTTCTTCGCCTTTTGCGAAGTGCTCGGCCCGGTGCGCATCCTGGCCCGGCAGTCCGGCAACGGCGTGCGCCGCTTCGGGCTGCTCATCTTCCTGGCCCTGGCCGGCGGCCATGTGCTTTTGGCCCCTTCCCCGGTGTCCCGGCTTTTCTGGACCACCGACAACTTCGCCTTTTCCATCGACGCCTACGAGCCGACGGCCCGGGATGCCGGCATCCTGGGCGAGATCCTGCGCTCCGTGCCGCGCGATCCGGCCCTGCCGGTCGTCTCCCAGAACACGCTCAACTGGGGGGCCCTGGCCGAACGCCGCGACTTCAACAGCTTTCCCCTGGGCGTTTTCGACGCCCATCCCGTGCGCGACCTGACCGGCGCCACCTGGAAGGATTTCTGGGCCTTCATCCGGACCGGCCAGACGCTGGACCTGCCGGTGCGGACCTGGCAGGCCGGCTACGTGCTGCTCGACCTGACCCGGCCCTGGTTCGTGCTCGACCGGGGCTGCGACTTTCAAAACGGCGCCTGCCGCGACGCGGAGGTGGCCCGGGAGTTCACCGCCCTCGTGGCCCGGGCCCGCCAGGAACTGGAGACGGTCTACGACCGGGACGGCTTCCTGATCCTGCGCCGGCCGCAAGCCGCTGTGCCAGCCCAACCCCCGGCGGAGACCCCGACCGCCCCGCCGGCCAAGGCCCCGTCGACTTCGCCCCCGGCCGGCGACACGCCCCAGGCCCCGACCGCGCCGGGCCAGGACGCCGCGGCGTCGGCGGTCCAGGCGCCGGCCGCGCCGCCGGCCCCCAATGCCGGTGGGGACATCGAGGTCGAGGTCCTCGACCGCTTCCCGGGCCAGCGTCACGGCACGAAACCCATGCCCATGGTCGCGCCGCCAAGCGTCGGGCAACCGGGGCAGCCGGGGCAGCCGGCGGGCGCCGGCCCGGCCGTGGCGCCGGAAACCGCGCCCCAGGAAAACGAGGCCCCGGCCCGCCCGGCATCCCAGAGCCGCCGCAGCCGCCGGCACCGGCCGCCGGCCGAGCAGTCGGCGCCCCCGGCCGCCCCGGTGCCGGACGCGGCCGTCCCCGGGTCCGAAACCACCATCGCCCCCGCCGGCGACGCCGCCCCGGCCCCGGAAACACAACCCCGGCCCTCCCGCCGCAGCCGGCGGCACAGGGCCCCGGCCCCGGTCTCCCCGCCGGGCCCCGCGGAACCGGCTGCCGGCGACCAGACGCCGTCGCCCTAGGGCCGCGTTCTCAGAATTCGGGCATACGAATTTTGAGAAGAACCTATTAAAACAACTATTATTTAAAGGGCAGCGGCCCTCGTCCCCGAAACCGCGCGCACCACACACCAAGGCCGGGCAGCGGCCGGGAGGCACCATGAGCGGCAACACCTTCGGCACGATCTTCCGGCTGACCACCTACGGCGAGTCCCACGGTCCGGCCCTCGGCGGGGTCGTGGACGGCTGTCCGCCGGGCGTCCCCGTCAGCGAGGAAATCCTCCAGCGCGACCTCGACCGCCGCCGCCCCGGCGCTGGCGGACTGACCGGCACGGCCCGCAAGGAGCCGGACGCGGTGCGCCTCCTGTCCGGCGTCTTCGAGGGCGAGACGACCGGCACGCCCATCGGCTTTGTCATCGAAAACACCGACCAGCGGTCCCGGGACTACGAGGCGGCCAAGACGCTCTTGCGGCCCGGCCATGCCGACGGCACCTACCTGGCCAAGTACGGCCGGCGCGACTACCGGGGCGGCGGCCGGGCCTCGGCCCGGGAGACGGCGGCCCGGGTGGCCGGCGGGGCCGTGGCCGGGGCCCTGCTCGCCCGGGCCGGCATCCGGGTTGTGGCCTACACCGTGGAACTCGGCGGCATCCCGGCCCTGCCCGTGGACGTGGCCGGCGCGGCCGACCGGCCGTTTTGCGCCCCGGACCCGGACGTGATCCCGCTCTGGGAGGCCCGGGCCAGGGAGGCCATGGCCACGGGCGACAGCCTCGGCGGCATCGTCGAGGTCGTGGCCACGGGCGTGCCGGCCGGGCTTGGCGAGCCGGTTTTCGACAAGCTCGACGCCCGCCTGGCCTATGCGCTCATGGGCGTCGGCGCGGTCAAGGGCGTGGAGATCGGCAACGGGTTCGCGGCCGCGCGCCTCCTTGGCTCGCAAAATAACGACCCCATCGTCCACCCGCCCGTGTCCAACAACGCCGGCGGCATCCTCGGCGGCATCGCCAGCGGCCAGCCGGTAGTGGCCCGGGCGGCGGTCAAGCCCATCCCGTCCATCGCCGTGCCCCAGCGGACCATGGACATCGACGGCGAGCCGGCCGAAATCGTGGTCGGCGGCCGCCACGACCGCAGCGCCATCCCGCGCGTGGTGCCGGTGCTGCGGGCCATGGTCCTGCTCGTGCTGGCCGACCTGTGGCTGGCGCAAAAGACCGTGGCCTAGCGTCACGGCCATCGAAATCGCATCGGATTTTCATGGACAAGCATTTACTATTATTATCTTTTATTGGAGATGCCGGCATACTTTTCCAGGGTCGCGGCACGAGAAATCCGGCGCGGCCCGGTCGGCCGGAAAGCGCCCGCTACGGCCGACGCCGGCGTCTCGCCCTGCCGGGCGGCCGCACGGCGGGTGCGGCCGGCGCATGGGCCGATCCCGGCGCCTGGCTTTTTTTTCAATGAAAAGTTTACCCTGCGGCAATATTTGACAAATTCGCCACTGGCCCTGTTTCTTTTTGACCCGCCAGACCATTTCCCTGCCCCAATTCTCCACATTTCCTCTATCACCCTAAAATTAATAAATATTTTATACAGAAAACAGAATACCGCCCTGCCCCGTTCCGGGCGAACGCGCTGTTTTGTCTTGAGTTCTTCGGCTTTTTTTCGTACATTGCGACTAAGTCTTGATTTTAACACAATTTATTTGATGGTGCGATCCTTGCTGTTGCGACACTATCTTTTCAGGCGTCCCCCACGCACCAAAGACGTTTGCTCCTGGGCTATGGGCGGCCGGGGTTCCGCGCGGCCGCACCCACGCCGAGGTTCTTCAGGAAGACGAGAGCGCGCTGCCGAATAACGAAGGAGGCGAATATGGATGTACCCAGCAAGAGCAACAAAGCATGGCAGGACATCGTGACCGGTAAAAAGACGTATCAGCTCAAGTTTCTTGCCGCCAAGATCCTGCTTGGCCGTCTGACCCGGGCGGTCAAGGAAGATTCCTCGGCCGAAAATATAAGCGCCAGCGTGGATCAGCTCTATGCGATCTTTGCCAACAACGTAAATATGCCAAGTGTTCAGGACGATCTGAAAACTATTTTCGGCTAGGAGGTCAATATGCGACAGACCATTTCCACCGTGGCGGATGTCAAGCAGATGATCGAGGCGGGGCGCACGCTCCTCCTGGCCGGCGACGAGGATGCCCTGAGCCAGCTGCCCAAGGGCGACTGGATCGCCGGCACGATTCCCTATTTCATCTCCAGCGACCAGGGCGGCATGGTCAGTCGCGACATGATCTGCACCACGGACATCACCGATCTGGTCGCCTCCATCGATATCGTGGCCTACGACCAAAACAGCCTGGCCCGGGTCTACGCCGAAGGCCCCAAGCACGGCTTCAGCTTCATCATCATTCCCGCCTTCAGCAAGACGCACCGGTCCTTCGCCTTGAATGCCCCCAACTACAAGGATTTCGGCGTCCGGCCGCTGATCGGCTGGGTGGCCGGCGTCCACCTCGGCGATCTCGGCAAGAAATCGCCCAAGGTCATCAACGGCCGCACCGGCGACACCCTGGAAGAAGGCGCCCTGGTCCTCCAGGCCATGCTGCCCGAGGGCAAGGTGGCCGAAATCGGCATCATCAACCTGTTCGAGCAGGGCGACGGCGACATCCTGACCTTCACCTCCGACGACTTTGCGGCGAAAGACGTCATGGTCAACGGCGAAAAGCGCAACCTGGCCGCCTACATCGTGAAAAACAAGCTCGACACCAAGCTGCCGCTGGTGGCCGACTACTACGGGGCCCTGGTCAACATCAGCGTCCAGGACGTGGACGAGGTCGAGGGCCAGGTGAAATTCTACGCCCCGGTCTTCACCGGCATCCGCTACAAGCACGCCAAGCCCGTGGCCGACTACGTCAAGGTGTTCAACGACCGCCTAAGCAAGGAATGCGCCGTCGATTCCAACCGGGTGGCCTTCTCCTGCAACTGCATCCTCAACTATCTGTATTCCGAGCTCGAAGGCAAAAAGACCGACCCCTTCACCGGGCCGGTCACGTTTGGCGAAATCGCCTACCAGTTGCTCAACCAGACCCTGGTGTACCTCGAGATCATGGACGTCTAAACAGCGCCTCCAAACCGGCGGCCGTGCCGCCGTTGTACTGCCTTGATGCCTGGAAAGAGCGACGCGCCAGGGGCCGCCGCCGCCCACCGGAAGGCGGACCGACGTTTCCGCGGCGTCGGGGCGGCCCGTCGGGCCCGCGACAATCCCCGAGGAGTGGGGGGCTGGCGGACCGATCCACGGATCGGGCCGCCGGCCCCCCTTTTTTCGCGCGGCCTGCGCCGCTGCTTCCGGCCCACCGCCGCCTTGCCACCGTCCCCGAAACGGCGTAGAAAGGCTTCCGTCAGAGTACCATCCGCCCTGTGACGCGAACGCGCGCAATCGTCGTCCGCTCGCGCCAAATCTCCATGGAGTCGTAACCCGGGCTGGCTAGGAACTGGGATGTCCGACGGCCCCGCCCGTCCCGACGCGCCCAGACGCCGTCCATCGAGGTGATGACATGGATACACCCGTACGTTCCCGGATTTTCGCCCTTTCCCCCTCCTTTGGGGGGGCCTTTGTCCGCCGGGCCGTGGCCCTGGCCGAACCGGCCCTTGGCCGCCTCCTGTCGCTTGCCCCCATCGAGGACCTCTACCAGCGGGTGCCCGCCGGAGCCACCGGCGGCGCGTTCGTCGACGCGGTCCTCTCGGCCATGGACGTGCCGGTCCGGGTCGCAGCCGAGGAGCTCGAGCGCATTCCCAAAACCGGGCCCGTGGTGGTGGTCTCCAACCACCCCTTCGGCGGCCTCGAAGGCCTGGTCCTGGCCAGGATGCTCCTGGCTGTGCGCCCGGACGCCCGGATCATGGCCAACTTTCTCCTCTCCCGCATCCCGGAGCTGCGCGAGCTCTTCGTCTTCGTCGATCCCTTTGGCGGCAATTCGGCCACCGGCACCAACATCCGGCCCCTCAAGGAATGCCTGCAGGTCCTGCGCGCCGGCGGCCTGCTCGCCGTCTTCCCGGCCGGGGCGGTGGCCCACCCGCGCCTGGAAAACGGCCGCCTGGCCGTCACCGACCCGGCCTGGAGCACGACTGTCGCCCGGCTCGTGCGCAAGACCGAAGCCACAGTCGTGCCCGTCCATTTCAGCGGCCGCAACAGCCGCCTCTTCCAGGTCCTCGGCCTCGCGCACCCGCTTTTGCGCACCGCCATGCTCCCCCGGGAATTCGCCAACAAGTGCGGCGCCACCGTCGAGGCCCGGATCGGCACACCCATCAGCTTCGGCCGCCTGGCCCGGCTTTCGAGCTGCGAAGCCGAAATCGACGAGTGCATCACCCGCTACCTGCGGCTTCGGACCTTTCTCCTGCGCAACCGGCCCGATCGGCCCAAACGCCGGCCCCCGCTTTTTCCCCAGAAAAGCCCGGCCCGGCAGGAAGCCCTCATCGCGCCCATAAGCCCCGAACTCCTGGCCGACGAAATCGCGCGCCTGCCGGTCGGCGCGGTGCTGCACCAAAGCGGCGAATTCGCGGTCATCGAAGCTCGGGCCGCCGACATGCCGCTCACCCTGCGCGAAATCGGACGCCTGCGCGAACTGACCTTCCGCCGGGTCGGCGAAGGCACGGGCAAGGCCTGCGACCTCGACGAATTCGACCCGTTCTACCGGCACCTCTTTCTCTGGAACGCCGAAAAACGCGAGGTGGCCGGCGCCTACCGCATCGGCCGCACCGACGAACTGCTGGCCGCCAAGGGGCCCCAGGGCCTCTACACCAGCACCCTCTTTGTCCTCAAAGCCGCCTTTTTCTCCCAGATCAGCCCGGCCCTCGAAATGGGCCGGTCGTTCGTGCGGCCCGAATACCAGAAAAGCTACTCCCCGCTCCTCCTCCTCTGGAAGGGACTGGCCCAGATGGTCGTACGCGAGCCCCGCTACCGCATCCTTTTCGGGCCGGTCAGCATCACCAGCGACTACAAGCACGCCTCGCGCCGGCTCATGGCCAGCTACTTCGAAGGCAACGTCACCAACCCCGGCCTGGCCCGGCTCGTACGTCCCAAGACTCCGCTTCGCGGCCAGACCTGGCTGGCCCGGGCCGCCCGGACCCTGGTCGCGGACCTCGACGATCTCCTCGCGCTCATCGACGACATCGAAGCCGACCGCAAAGGCATCCCCGTGCTCCTGCGCCAATACCTGAAACTCGGCGGCAAGATCCTGGCCTTCAATGTGGACAAGGGCTTCGCCGACTGCCTCGACGGCTTGATCGTCGTCGATCTCCTCAAAGCCGACCGCCGCCAACTCGAACGCTACATGGGCAAGGCCGGACTGGCCGCCTTCACCGCCTACCACGAAGCCGGCAATGCGGCCGACATGGCCGACGACGGCGAGCGTTGCGCCTAGGCGGGAGGTGATGCGGGGGGGGAAAGAGGAAGAGGCCTCCGGCGGCCGGGGGGGATCATCCCGGTATGAACCGGGTACATGATTGACAGAACGGACCGGGTACATGGTTGACACTTTTGGGCAGAGGAGGAAGCTCCAATGCCCTGGAAAAAGGTCAATCCGATGGAAGAACGCGCCCGGTTCATTGTGGAGTTGTCGCAGCGACGGGAATCATTTGCAGCCTTGTGCCGCAAGTATGGGATCAGTCGCGAAACGGGTTACAAGTGGCTGCGCCGCTATCAGGCAGGGGAAGGGCTTGGGGAACGAAGCCGCGTTGCCCGGCATTGCCCGCACAAAACACCTGATGCAGTCGTCACGTTATTACTCGCATTGCGACAGGAGAATCCCTACTGGGGTCCCAAAAAGCTCGTCAGGCTTCTGCAAGATGTGCACGGCATAGAGTACCCACCGGCCAAAAGTACAGCCGGCGACATTTTGAAACGGCACGGATTGATCACCGCCACAAAAGCAAAGCGCCGTCAGTCAGGAGGCCGGTTGCGGCGAGAGGATCTCCGGCAGCCCAAACAGGCAAATGATGTTTGGAGTGCGGATTACAAGGGCTGGTTTCGCCTGGAGGACAGGAGCATTTGCCATCCTTTGACAA encodes:
- a CDS encoding radical SAM/SPASM domain-containing protein: MIHAPLVLDLLHVEASSRSRAETGYTIRAGHRKHWLDHDLPLPLWQQVLAAVRHVAEIRFHGWGDPLANPDILPMLALAAKTGARVVVVTDGARLGDEQAGALVRDGIDRVVFPLAGLSEETNFRRRGASLFAALAAMDRLRTVCAVHQTGRPEIAVRYTLTRSGLAAELDRLPEFLDRIGVRAASLRPLSYATRPETEADTLVPDDQDAYDRLADHLRRVRAEAATYGIALDCRLVHGGVSRFHCPDTPGASLFLAADGAVSPCALRNVPIPPPASYRFHGRDVPFPRDIRGNLHATPLSAVWNDPGYREFRYQHDTDTPPPGCAGCWRSFLVAVE
- the amrB gene encoding AmmeMemoRadiSam system protein B → MEYPRARHDLEFIPFDHEGRNMVLVRDRLELVPYGTGIPAGLLPVLALMDGRHSLADLEKEITALQEGRRVSRDDILSVLSELDAAGLLDTPCYQSRKAEAAADFAARPVRPAVFAGQAYPDAPALLVPYLDAMLEAASARPAAGPVVAVIAPHIDPEAGKAGYGAAYGALRAALDGRTPPKRVVVLGVGHQVIKGLYCLTDKVFATPLGEVPADGPAVAALRRAGQATVDPADLPHRSEHSVEFQAVFLRHVLGDAPFTLVPILCGSPLGALPRHSRQAFREAAGPFLSALREMAADPDTLVVAGVDLFHIGPKFGHAEPAEALEEAALAHDTALLDALARGDADAIWEESARVKDVYNVCGFTALATLAEILPPATMALLAHDVMREAETRSAVSFAGAVFSPR
- a CDS encoding DUF2079 domain-containing protein codes for the protein MPALNDPVLLPTGSGRGFGGGVFLGLFGVLSLMACLKYLALHSTVFDLGVFLSNIYSLHNDGQWWRAFLGHAQPLLPVYAQVYRLVPDQAAPLVLLTGQAFVLALPALWAARRYGMLAALAYALYFPVWTNALFDFHLDHLLIPLLFGFLAAATSGRYRLAVALGLLPALVKEPYALTTAFCGLYLLVAARQSRAGWGLILFGGLYFFVATAWLVPFCTAEGGFGAPSGAYAWLGSGPGAAVLTLLTHPLDALAVVFGVPGKWKYLAFLFGALLFFPIFRPKLLLPALPALALALFSTQPSAYGWANHYTAGAAGALFFAFCEVLGPVRILARQSGNGVRRFGLLIFLALAGGHVLLAPSPVSRLFWTTDNFAFSIDAYEPTARDAGILGEILRSVPRDPALPVVSQNTLNWGALAERRDFNSFPLGVFDAHPVRDLTGATWKDFWAFIRTGQTLDLPVRTWQAGYVLLDLTRPWFVLDRGCDFQNGACRDAEVAREFTALVARARQELETVYDRDGFLILRRPQAAVPAQPPAETPTAPPAKAPSTSPPAGDTPQAPTAPGQDAAASAVQAPAAPPAPNAGGDIEVEVLDRFPGQRHGTKPMPMVAPPSVGQPGQPGQPAGAGPAVAPETAPQENEAPARPASQSRRSRRHRPPAEQSAPPAAPVPDAAVPGSETTIAPAGDAAPAPETQPRPSRRSRRHRAPAPVSPPGPAEPAAGDQTPSP
- the aroC gene encoding chorismate synthase, whose protein sequence is MSGNTFGTIFRLTTYGESHGPALGGVVDGCPPGVPVSEEILQRDLDRRRPGAGGLTGTARKEPDAVRLLSGVFEGETTGTPIGFVIENTDQRSRDYEAAKTLLRPGHADGTYLAKYGRRDYRGGGRASARETAARVAGGAVAGALLARAGIRVVAYTVELGGIPALPVDVAGAADRPFCAPDPDVIPLWEARAREAMATGDSLGGIVEVVATGVPAGLGEPVFDKLDARLAYALMGVGAVKGVEIGNGFAAARLLGSQNNDPIVHPPVSNNAGGILGGIASGQPVVARAAVKPIPSIAVPQRTMDIDGEPAEIVVGGRHDRSAIPRVVPVLRAMVLLVLADLWLAQKTVA
- a CDS encoding DUF6976 family protein; the encoded protein is MRQTISTVADVKQMIEAGRTLLLAGDEDALSQLPKGDWIAGTIPYFISSDQGGMVSRDMICTTDITDLVASIDIVAYDQNSLARVYAEGPKHGFSFIIIPAFSKTHRSFALNAPNYKDFGVRPLIGWVAGVHLGDLGKKSPKVINGRTGDTLEEGALVLQAMLPEGKVAEIGIINLFEQGDGDILTFTSDDFAAKDVMVNGEKRNLAAYIVKNKLDTKLPLVADYYGALVNISVQDVDEVEGQVKFYAPVFTGIRYKHAKPVADYVKVFNDRLSKECAVDSNRVAFSCNCILNYLYSELEGKKTDPFTGPVTFGEIAYQLLNQTLVYLEIMDV
- a CDS encoding lysophospholipid acyltransferase family protein, with amino-acid sequence MDTPVRSRIFALSPSFGGAFVRRAVALAEPALGRLLSLAPIEDLYQRVPAGATGGAFVDAVLSAMDVPVRVAAEELERIPKTGPVVVVSNHPFGGLEGLVLARMLLAVRPDARIMANFLLSRIPELRELFVFVDPFGGNSATGTNIRPLKECLQVLRAGGLLAVFPAGAVAHPRLENGRLAVTDPAWSTTVARLVRKTEATVVPVHFSGRNSRLFQVLGLAHPLLRTAMLPREFANKCGATVEARIGTPISFGRLARLSSCEAEIDECITRYLRLRTFLLRNRPDRPKRRPPLFPQKSPARQEALIAPISPELLADEIARLPVGAVLHQSGEFAVIEARAADMPLTLREIGRLRELTFRRVGEGTGKACDLDEFDPFYRHLFLWNAEKREVAGAYRIGRTDELLAAKGPQGLYTSTLFVLKAAFFSQISPALEMGRSFVRPEYQKSYSPLLLLWKGLAQMVVREPRYRILFGPVSITSDYKHASRRLMASYFEGNVTNPGLARLVRPKTPLRGQTWLARAARTLVADLDDLLALIDDIEADRKGIPVLLRQYLKLGGKILAFNVDKGFADCLDGLIVVDLLKADRRQLERYMGKAGLAAFTAYHEAGNAADMADDGERCA